The candidate division KSB1 bacterium genome includes a window with the following:
- a CDS encoding M1 family aminopeptidase yields MSRRAVWRSLVVGVGAPCLMAAGLVLQPYDSGGPLLPEQATYDVRFYDLDLRIDPVQRTLRGSVTVEAVLITPCDSLLLNLDPLLKVDSVWVASEAGGFERSGFRQRGPYLSVSLMGQGRSGASVRTRVFYGGRPRVAPNPPWDGGLVWSRTPSGAPWIGVACQLEGADVWWPCKDHPSDEPDSVALHFTVPADLVCVANGRFLGTTENADHTRTYHWFVSTPINNYGISFYAAPYVQLEAPYVSLAGDTIPTFFWVLPEHVAQGQTFLSRIHQDLRFLESVAGPYPFRRDKYGVAEAPYLGMEHQTIIAYGNRFRTNSYGFDELHFHELAHEWYGNCVTAADWKDFWIHESFATYLEALYAESLGGRQAYKNYLAGFRGSIQNHVPLAPRESKSTREMYSLDIYYKGAWVLHTLRFLLGDGEFRTFLRRVVYPDSSLEKVTDGAQCRFATTEDIVQLAESIAGEDLDWFFEVYLRQPRLPQLVVERSAVSIRLRWQVPNDLPFPMPVEVQAGRRIIRVDMSPGSATLRVNAGDEVQIDPEGWILMEKPLFTGVEELAADVPARVELGPNWPNPFNDWTLLEFELPRDELVRIEVFDSRGRVVARVCEGRFSAGRHSVRLDARELATGTYVCRLQAGSDVRYRKILLLR; encoded by the coding sequence ATGAGTCGGCGCGCGGTGTGGCGCAGCCTGGTGGTGGGGGTGGGAGCGCCATGTCTGATGGCTGCGGGCCTGGTCCTGCAGCCGTACGACAGCGGTGGGCCGCTTCTCCCCGAGCAGGCTACCTACGACGTACGTTTCTACGACCTGGACCTCCGGATCGATCCGGTGCAGCGGACACTGCGTGGCTCCGTCACGGTGGAGGCTGTCCTGATCACCCCATGCGACTCCCTCCTGCTGAACCTGGATCCGCTGCTGAAGGTGGATTCCGTGTGGGTTGCCAGCGAGGCCGGGGGATTCGAGCGATCCGGTTTCCGGCAGCGAGGGCCCTACCTCAGCGTTTCTCTGATGGGGCAAGGTAGGTCGGGGGCCTCGGTCAGGACAAGGGTGTTCTACGGGGGCCGCCCGAGGGTTGCCCCGAATCCTCCATGGGACGGCGGGCTTGTATGGTCCCGTACGCCGTCCGGAGCCCCTTGGATCGGAGTGGCTTGCCAGCTCGAGGGGGCTGACGTCTGGTGGCCGTGCAAGGACCATCCCTCGGATGAGCCCGATTCGGTAGCGCTGCATTTCACTGTGCCCGCCGATCTGGTCTGTGTGGCCAACGGCCGTTTCCTGGGCACCACCGAGAATGCGGACCACACACGAACCTACCACTGGTTCGTTTCGACCCCGATCAATAACTACGGGATAAGCTTCTACGCTGCGCCGTACGTCCAGCTTGAGGCTCCCTACGTCAGCCTGGCGGGGGATACCATCCCCACGTTTTTCTGGGTGTTACCGGAGCACGTGGCGCAGGGCCAGACGTTCCTGAGCCGAATCCATCAGGATCTGCGCTTCCTGGAGTCAGTGGCCGGCCCCTATCCCTTCCGCCGCGACAAGTACGGCGTTGCCGAAGCGCCTTACCTGGGCATGGAGCACCAGACGATCATCGCCTACGGGAACCGCTTCCGGACGAATTCGTACGGATTCGACGAGCTACATTTCCACGAACTGGCCCATGAATGGTACGGCAACTGCGTGACGGCTGCCGACTGGAAGGATTTCTGGATTCACGAGAGTTTTGCCACGTACCTGGAGGCTCTCTACGCGGAGTCCCTCGGTGGGCGCCAGGCCTACAAGAATTACCTGGCCGGCTTTCGGGGCTCAATCCAGAACCATGTCCCTTTGGCCCCTCGCGAATCGAAATCTACCCGCGAAATGTACAGCCTGGACATCTACTACAAGGGGGCCTGGGTCCTGCACACGTTACGCTTCTTGCTTGGGGACGGAGAGTTCCGCACCTTCTTGCGGCGGGTCGTCTACCCAGACTCTAGTCTGGAGAAGGTGACCGACGGAGCGCAGTGCCGCTTCGCCACCACCGAGGACATCGTTCAATTGGCCGAGTCGATCGCTGGCGAAGATCTGGATTGGTTTTTCGAGGTCTATCTTCGTCAGCCTCGTCTTCCCCAGCTCGTTGTCGAGCGATCCGCTGTTTCGATACGTCTCCGCTGGCAGGTGCCGAACGACCTGCCTTTCCCCATGCCGGTGGAAGTGCAGGCCGGGAGGAGGATCATTCGCGTGGACATGAGCCCCGGCTCGGCCACCCTCCGGGTGAACGCGGGAGACGAGGTGCAGATCGACCCGGAGGGCTGGATCCTGATGGAGAAGCCCCTGTTCACCGGTGTCGAGGAGCTGGCCGCCGACGTCCCGGCAAGGGTGGAACTTGGTCCCAACTGGCCGAATCCGTTCAACGATTGGACTCTTCTTGAATTCGAGCTCCCAAGGGACGAACTGGTTCGGATCGAAGTGTTCGACAGTCGCGGCAGGGTCGTGGCCAGAGTCTGTGAGGGACGATTCTCGGCCGGGCGCCACTCGGTTCGTCTCGACGCGCGGGAGCTCGCCACGGGTACCTACGTCTGCCGCCTGCAGGCGGGATCGGACGTTCGTTATCGCAAGATTCTGCTGCTCCGGTGA
- a CDS encoding NAD-dependent epimerase/dehydratase family protein — MDLPETIASVEQLEEFLSRPSERLIASVRRLDDGDLLLLGAGGKMGPTLARMALRAFRESGDSRRVYAASRFSAPEVEARLREWGICTLRGDLLDREFVRRLPDARYVVFMAGRKFGTAGDRSLTWALNALLPGLIGERFRQARIICFSTGNVYPLVPLTSGGATEDTPTAPVGEYAQSALARERIFEYFSRRHGVPVSIIRLNYAVEMRYGVVLDIATRVWQRQPVSLAMPAVNVIWQGDACEYTLRSFEICASPPAVLNVTGPELVSVRWLARELHRRLHEEGEPEFIGSEPESALLSNAARCFELFGYPNVPLGKILQWTCEWVRAGLPTHDKPTHFDVRDGEF; from the coding sequence ATGGACCTACCTGAGACGATTGCAAGCGTAGAACAGCTGGAGGAGTTCCTGTCTCGGCCCTCCGAGCGCCTGATCGCGAGCGTCCGCAGACTGGACGACGGCGATCTGCTGCTCTTGGGGGCTGGCGGGAAAATGGGCCCTACCCTGGCGCGGATGGCGCTGCGGGCCTTCCGCGAATCCGGAGATTCGAGGCGCGTGTACGCAGCCTCCCGTTTTTCCGCGCCGGAGGTCGAAGCCAGACTACGCGAGTGGGGCATCTGTACTCTGCGGGGGGATCTCTTGGACCGCGAGTTCGTGCGCCGGCTCCCGGATGCACGCTACGTCGTCTTCATGGCCGGGCGCAAGTTTGGAACAGCCGGCGATCGTTCCCTGACGTGGGCCCTGAACGCTCTGCTGCCCGGCCTGATCGGCGAAAGGTTCCGCCAGGCCAGAATCATCTGCTTCTCCACCGGAAATGTCTATCCGCTCGTCCCTTTGACATCGGGCGGTGCCACTGAGGACACACCCACAGCCCCGGTCGGGGAATACGCACAATCCGCCCTCGCGCGCGAGCGGATCTTTGAATACTTCTCCCGGCGCCACGGGGTGCCGGTCTCGATCATTCGCCTTAACTACGCGGTCGAAATGCGCTACGGCGTCGTTCTGGACATCGCCACGAGGGTCTGGCAACGCCAGCCTGTGTCCCTGGCCATGCCAGCGGTGAACGTGATCTGGCAGGGCGACGCCTGCGAGTACACCCTACGCTCCTTCGAGATCTGCGCGTCCCCGCCCGCGGTCCTCAATGTGACCGGGCCCGAACTGGTGTCCGTTCGCTGGCTCGCCCGCGAGCTGCACCGACGGCTGCACGAGGAAGGCGAACCGGAGTTCATCGGTTCGGAGCCCGAGAGCGCCCTTCTCAGCAACGCCGCGCGCTGCTTCGAGCTGTTCGGCTACCCAAATGTGCCGCTCGGAAAAATCCTACAGTGGACGTGCGAGTGGGTGCGCGCCGGGCTTCCCACACACGACAAGCCTACCCACTTCGACGTTCGGGACGGAGAGTTTTAG
- a CDS encoding dihydrodipicolinate synthase family protein, whose amino-acid sequence MAMPLPPEDILQALRKGTVIPAHPLALNAKRQWDPRRQRALTRYYLEAGAGGIAIGVHTTQFAIRDPKIGLYQPLLEFTAQIIDDFERRTGKRIIRIAGIAGKTEQAVREGSLAARLGYHAGLLSLAALPQASIDELIDHCRRVAEVIPLMGFYLQEAVGGRPLPYPFWRRLCEIDNLVAIKVAAFNRYHTLDVLRAVADSGRAAEIALYTGNDDHIVLDLLTPFRFETQSGSVEVRFVGGLLGQWAVWTKRAVELLEEIHAVVQAGEAIPVRLLVLAHQLTDANAAIFDAANGFRGVIAGVHEVLRRQGLLEGRWLLDPDEDLGPGQMAEIDRVYQAYPHLNDDDFVREHLDRWLAD is encoded by the coding sequence ATGGCGATGCCCCTGCCCCCAGAAGACATCCTCCAGGCTCTGCGAAAAGGGACGGTCATCCCAGCCCATCCGCTGGCCCTGAACGCGAAAAGACAATGGGACCCGCGTCGCCAGCGCGCCCTCACCCGATACTACCTCGAGGCGGGGGCCGGTGGCATCGCCATTGGCGTGCACACCACCCAGTTCGCGATCCGTGATCCGAAGATCGGCCTGTACCAGCCTCTGCTGGAGTTCACGGCGCAGATCATCGATGATTTTGAGCGGCGCACAGGGAAGAGAATCATCCGCATCGCCGGGATCGCCGGGAAGACGGAGCAGGCCGTTCGGGAAGGCTCCCTGGCGGCCCGTCTCGGCTACCACGCAGGGCTCCTGAGTCTGGCTGCCTTGCCGCAGGCGTCCATCGATGAGCTGATTGACCACTGCCGCCGCGTGGCCGAGGTCATCCCGCTGATGGGGTTTTACCTCCAGGAAGCGGTGGGAGGCCGTCCCCTGCCTTACCCATTTTGGAGGCGGCTCTGCGAAATCGACAATCTGGTGGCCATCAAAGTGGCGGCCTTCAACCGCTACCACACGCTGGATGTACTTCGCGCCGTGGCCGACTCCGGTCGCGCCGCTGAGATCGCCCTCTACACGGGCAACGATGACCACATCGTGTTGGATCTTCTCACCCCCTTCCGTTTCGAGACGCAATCGGGCAGCGTGGAGGTGCGCTTCGTGGGGGGACTTCTGGGACAGTGGGCCGTCTGGACGAAAAGAGCGGTGGAGCTCCTGGAGGAAATTCACGCCGTCGTGCAGGCTGGGGAAGCAATCCCGGTCCGCCTGCTTGTCCTCGCTCATCAGCTTACCGATGCCAACGCCGCGATTTTCGACGCCGCCAATGGCTTTCGCGGGGTGATCGCGGGCGTGCACGAGGTTCTCCGTCGCCAGGGCCTCCTGGAAGGAAGGTGGCTCCTCGATCCGGACGAAGACCTTGGGCCCGGTCAAATGGCCGAAATCGACCGCGTTTACCAGGCCTATCCTCACCTGAACGACGACGACTTTGTCCGGGAGCACCTCGACCGCTGGCTCGCTGATTAG
- a CDS encoding Sb-PDE family phosphodiesterase, translating into MKWRAPLNTVIAVVVLGTLVGTPASGQWNARREIRLPDPPGYLTLKCDFHVHTVFSDGEVWPPVRIEEAWREGLDAIAITDHIEYQPHAKDVPTNFGRPYELALGRAQELDIILIRGAEITKGEPPGHFNAIFVEDIGALNCPDYKDAVREANRQGAFVFWNHPGWKQPGNRSVWYAQQDTLFRLGLLKGLEVVNSDTYYPEVFGWCLEKKLTVVGNSDIHAPVAMEYDPAGGQRRPITLVFAKKRSAEAIREALFAGRTAVLFNGLLIGKEEFVRPLFERSIELKTPEVPLKPKGASYAQVYNSSDVDFHLAAAGTVEGVSFPDSVDLWAGRTVLLPLRKAGANWTGRKEVELPYVVKNVLVAPGQGLRTTVRLKVKVEE; encoded by the coding sequence ATGAAGTGGCGAGCTCCCCTGAACACCGTGATCGCGGTTGTCGTCCTGGGGACCTTGGTCGGAACGCCTGCGTCGGGTCAGTGGAACGCGCGGAGGGAGATCCGACTTCCGGATCCGCCCGGGTACCTGACCCTCAAGTGCGATTTTCACGTCCACACCGTGTTCTCCGACGGTGAGGTCTGGCCTCCGGTTCGGATCGAAGAGGCGTGGCGCGAGGGACTCGATGCCATCGCCATCACAGATCACATTGAGTATCAGCCTCACGCCAAAGACGTGCCCACCAATTTCGGGCGCCCCTACGAGCTGGCCCTGGGGAGGGCTCAGGAGCTCGACATCATCTTGATCCGCGGAGCGGAGATCACCAAAGGTGAACCCCCCGGCCATTTCAATGCCATCTTTGTAGAGGACATTGGCGCCCTGAACTGCCCCGACTACAAGGACGCTGTGCGCGAAGCCAACCGCCAAGGAGCCTTTGTGTTCTGGAACCATCCGGGATGGAAACAGCCAGGCAACCGCTCGGTCTGGTACGCCCAGCAGGACACCCTCTTCCGTCTCGGCCTCCTGAAGGGTCTGGAGGTTGTGAATAGCGATACGTACTACCCGGAGGTATTCGGCTGGTGCCTGGAGAAGAAACTCACGGTAGTGGGCAACTCCGATATCCACGCCCCTGTGGCCATGGAATACGACCCGGCCGGAGGGCAGCGTCGTCCCATCACGCTGGTCTTTGCCAAGAAGCGGAGCGCCGAGGCCATTCGCGAGGCGCTTTTCGCCGGACGTACCGCGGTGCTCTTCAACGGCTTGCTCATCGGGAAGGAGGAATTCGTGCGGCCCCTGTTCGAGCGTTCGATTGAACTGAAAACGCCCGAGGTACCGCTGAAACCGAAGGGTGCTTCCTACGCACAAGTCTACAACTCGTCCGACGTCGACTTCCACCTCGCCGCCGCGGGCACGGTTGAAGGAGTTTCCTTCCCCGATAGCGTCGACTTGTGGGCCGGTCGCACCGTCCTCCTCCCTCTCCGGAAGGCAGGAGCGAACTGGACGGGGAGGAAGGAGGTGGAGCTGCCCTACGTGGTGAAGAACGTCCTCGTCGCACCGGGACAGGGTCTACGGACGACCGTTCGCTTGAAGGTGAAGGTAGAGGAATAG
- a CDS encoding glycosyl hydrolase, with protein MLGRGKCGALGLLMGAIFAIATVGPFSPSSAQIWPEMARESRPGTYWWWMGSAVDSTHLRHNLLQLHQAGIGGVLVIPIYGVRGYEAQFVDFLGPRWMALFSYAVAVAESLGMWLDMSTGTGWPFGGSHVRPEFAAKGFQLVRMTAALDHPAELEVDPTSVRAAEAYGPDGSRQSLLAQLAQSARLKWCPPSGTWQIVVLLQKGTGQRVKRAAPGNEGWVLDPFSPRAMRYYLQRFDTAFAVHGSPWPRCHYHDSYEYYGANWTDDLLREFEVRRGYRLEDHLPAFAGLGAPDTVARVKADYRATLSELHLDYLRTWVEWARAHGSRTRNEAHGAPANLLDLYAAADIPETETFGSTPFPIPGLRRLPGDVREEVPNPLILRFASSAAHVSGRRLVAAETCTWLREHFRTALSMIKPEIDQLFLAGINHVQYHGTAYSPAEAPWPGWLFYASVHFQPTNPIWRDLPALNAYVQRCQAVLQAGLPDNDVLFYWPVHDIWHDTTGYQRQLTVHFTAWVDSLPYGALAKELLSLGYTFDFVSDGLLGAASVESGRILLGGTSYEALVVPECRLLPLETWRRLEALARQGACVLFHRHLPQDVPGLANLERRRLALRQAQGRLAFRREGDLAVARLGKGKLVVGEQGATLLGAAGVQAEELIQLGVGVIRRRVPDGHFYFLANLGDREVDRWVKLARPFRHAYFLDPLTGKWGKAAVRGAGPCPEVYVQLRPGQSAILRTFQTARPEGPYWDYWKAQPDTFEVPGPWRVTFVEGGPTLPAGFETERLGSWTRLGDPEAERFAGTALYATTFRWPGAAADAWLLDLGDVRESARVRLNGIDIGVAWALPFVVVLTDGYKRGWNSLELEVTNLAANRIRDVDRRGIPWKIFYDINFVNLRYRPFDASDWEPVDSGLLGPVRLIPLRRLRLERSG; from the coding sequence ATGCTCGGCAGGGGCAAGTGTGGTGCCCTGGGATTGCTCATGGGGGCAATTTTCGCGATCGCCACGGTGGGACCCTTTTCCCCCTCGTCGGCGCAGATCTGGCCCGAGATGGCCCGAGAGTCGAGGCCGGGCACGTACTGGTGGTGGATGGGCAGCGCGGTCGATTCTACCCATTTGCGCCACAACCTCCTGCAACTACACCAGGCGGGGATCGGCGGAGTTCTGGTGATCCCCATCTACGGCGTGCGCGGGTACGAGGCACAGTTCGTGGACTTCCTGGGCCCGCGGTGGATGGCCCTGTTCTCCTACGCGGTCGCCGTTGCGGAGAGCCTGGGCATGTGGCTGGACATGAGCACGGGCACAGGCTGGCCTTTCGGTGGTTCCCATGTTCGGCCGGAGTTCGCGGCCAAGGGTTTTCAGCTTGTGCGGATGACTGCCGCACTTGACCATCCCGCGGAGCTCGAAGTAGATCCGACCTCGGTGCGCGCCGCTGAGGCCTACGGGCCGGACGGCTCGCGGCAGAGCCTGCTTGCCCAGCTTGCCCAGAGTGCACGGCTGAAGTGGTGCCCGCCCTCCGGCACGTGGCAGATCGTGGTCCTTCTGCAGAAGGGAACGGGCCAGCGCGTCAAGCGCGCAGCGCCAGGAAACGAGGGTTGGGTGCTCGATCCCTTCTCGCCGCGGGCAATGCGCTACTACCTTCAGCGCTTCGACACCGCCTTCGCTGTCCACGGCTCACCTTGGCCCCGATGCCACTACCACGACTCCTACGAATATTACGGCGCCAACTGGACGGACGATCTCCTGCGCGAATTCGAGGTCCGGCGGGGCTATCGCTTGGAGGATCACCTCCCGGCCTTCGCCGGCTTGGGGGCGCCGGATACGGTGGCGCGCGTCAAGGCGGATTACCGAGCTACCCTCTCCGAGCTTCACCTCGATTACCTTCGGACATGGGTGGAGTGGGCGCGCGCCCACGGGAGTCGGACACGAAACGAGGCTCACGGCGCCCCGGCCAACCTGCTGGACCTTTACGCTGCCGCCGACATTCCGGAGACCGAGACCTTCGGATCTACACCCTTCCCGATTCCGGGTCTGCGCCGCCTCCCCGGAGATGTGCGAGAGGAGGTGCCCAACCCTCTCATCCTCCGGTTCGCCTCCTCCGCCGCCCACGTGAGCGGTCGGCGCCTGGTAGCGGCCGAGACCTGCACCTGGCTCCGCGAGCACTTCCGGACAGCTCTTTCGATGATCAAGCCCGAGATCGACCAGCTGTTCCTGGCGGGGATCAACCACGTTCAGTACCACGGAACGGCTTACTCCCCCGCCGAGGCACCATGGCCTGGCTGGCTTTTTTACGCCTCGGTCCATTTCCAGCCCACGAACCCCATCTGGCGAGATTTGCCGGCCCTGAACGCGTATGTCCAGAGGTGTCAGGCAGTCCTGCAAGCGGGCCTTCCAGACAATGACGTCCTCTTCTACTGGCCCGTGCACGACATCTGGCACGACACCACAGGGTACCAGCGGCAGCTCACGGTCCACTTCACGGCCTGGGTCGATAGCCTGCCCTACGGGGCTCTGGCCAAGGAGCTCCTGAGCCTGGGATACACCTTCGACTTCGTTTCCGATGGCCTGTTGGGCGCCGCCTCGGTCGAGTCCGGAAGGATCCTGCTGGGCGGGACGAGCTACGAAGCTCTTGTTGTCCCGGAGTGCCGCCTGTTACCCCTGGAGACGTGGCGCAGACTGGAGGCCCTGGCCCGCCAAGGTGCCTGCGTGCTCTTCCATCGCCATCTGCCTCAGGACGTACCGGGGCTGGCCAACCTGGAGCGGAGGCGGCTTGCTCTGCGCCAGGCTCAGGGCCGATTGGCGTTTCGCAGAGAAGGGGACCTTGCGGTTGCTCGCCTCGGCAAGGGTAAGCTCGTTGTTGGGGAACAGGGGGCCACACTTCTCGGGGCAGCCGGAGTCCAGGCTGAGGAGCTGATCCAGCTCGGAGTGGGCGTGATCCGTCGTAGAGTTCCGGACGGGCATTTCTATTTCCTGGCCAATCTTGGCGACAGGGAGGTGGACCGATGGGTAAAGCTCGCGAGGCCTTTCCGGCACGCCTATTTCCTTGATCCGCTCACGGGGAAATGGGGCAAAGCTGCCGTTCGAGGTGCGGGACCCTGCCCGGAGGTCTACGTCCAGCTTCGGCCGGGACAATCGGCCATCCTGCGAACGTTTCAGACAGCCCGGCCGGAGGGCCCGTACTGGGACTACTGGAAGGCGCAACCGGACACGTTCGAAGTACCCGGGCCCTGGCGGGTGACCTTCGTCGAAGGGGGGCCGACTCTCCCTGCTGGATTTGAGACAGAGAGATTGGGGTCGTGGACTCGCCTGGGCGATCCCGAAGCGGAGCGGTTTGCCGGGACGGCCCTTTACGCTACGACCTTCCGCTGGCCGGGTGCCGCTGCCGACGCTTGGCTTCTCGACCTCGGAGACGTGCGGGAGAGCGCGCGTGTGCGGTTGAACGGAATAGACATCGGCGTGGCGTGGGCGCTGCCCTTCGTAGTGGTCCTTACGGACGGGTACAAGCGGGGCTGGAATTCGCTGGAGCTGGAGGTTACCAACCTCGCGGCCAACCGCATCCGCGATGTCGATCGGCGGGGAATTCCCTGGAAGATCTTTTACGACATCAACTTCGTGAACCTCCGGTACCGCCCCTTCGACGCGAGCGACTGGGAGCCTGTGGACTCGGGTCTCCTCGGTCCCGTACGGCTGATCCCGCTTCGCCGTCTGCGGCTGGAGCGATCGGGTTGA
- a CDS encoding CPBP family intramembrane metalloprotease: MARESDFLPGRNAWVALVLLTLAVGGFSWRAASAGARAAETAVAAAVFGLALLVTLAFTDFRFVQALRNLGRRGGARVWFFPLAVWAVALVYGAVFARSALPLSVLFYGLLPVALAKLANRLGERPNVGDLLAILAIWFPVELDWISGPPLPPAKGVIGLGSMLAMPFALYTFLSVRAVSGVGFRLDFRREDLKWAVLYFLAFVPFALALGLPTGFIRPSTQAPSAARVVLTVVAIFLFTGVPEEVLFRGLIQNLLAQRLGEQSRWKPVSLVVTSVIFGWAHVNNRVPPLLHWSLGPLGSLSVPWVYIVLATIAGVFYGLAYLRTGKVTTAAIVHALVDATWGLGFSG, from the coding sequence ATGGCCCGTGAATCGGATTTTCTCCCCGGTCGGAATGCGTGGGTGGCATTGGTTCTGCTGACCCTCGCTGTGGGCGGATTCTCCTGGCGTGCGGCATCGGCGGGAGCAAGGGCAGCAGAGACGGCTGTAGCTGCGGCGGTTTTTGGCCTGGCCCTTCTGGTTACTCTGGCGTTCACGGATTTCCGTTTTGTCCAGGCCTTGCGGAATCTTGGGCGGAGGGGCGGCGCACGCGTCTGGTTCTTCCCCTTGGCCGTGTGGGCGGTGGCCCTGGTGTACGGTGCAGTTTTCGCCCGTTCGGCCCTTCCCCTGTCAGTTCTTTTCTACGGGCTGCTCCCCGTGGCGCTGGCAAAGCTTGCCAATCGGCTGGGTGAACGCCCGAACGTCGGAGATCTTCTCGCCATCCTGGCCATCTGGTTTCCGGTGGAGTTGGACTGGATTTCAGGACCCCCTCTTCCTCCAGCGAAGGGGGTGATCGGTCTTGGGTCGATGCTGGCCATGCCGTTTGCCCTGTACACGTTTCTGTCGGTCCGGGCGGTCAGCGGCGTCGGGTTTCGCCTCGATTTCCGGAGAGAGGATCTGAAGTGGGCGGTACTTTACTTTCTCGCCTTTGTCCCCTTCGCCCTGGCGCTCGGGTTACCCACGGGATTCATCCGGCCGTCGACGCAGGCCCCCTCCGCTGCTCGGGTCGTGCTAACCGTCGTGGCTATTTTCCTGTTCACCGGGGTTCCGGAGGAGGTGCTTTTCCGGGGTCTCATCCAGAATCTGCTGGCTCAGAGGCTGGGGGAGCAGTCGCGGTGGAAACCCGTTTCGCTTGTGGTTACCAGCGTGATCTTCGGCTGGGCTCACGTGAACAACCGTGTCCCGCCCCTGCTCCACTGGTCCCTTGGCCCGCTGGGTAGTCTTTCGGTTCCCTGGGTTTACATTGTGCTGGCGACTATCGCGGGGGTCTTCTACGGGCTGGCGTATCTCCGCACGGGCAAGGTGACAACAGCGGCCATCGTCCACGCGCTGGTAGATGCCACGTGGGGGCTGGGCTTCTCTGGGTAG
- a CDS encoding dihydrodipicolinate synthase family protein, with the protein MEARREGLFEGVVVPVFTPFTAAGAVDLETLPKLLEWLSGQKVNVFFLMGGSGEWQALSFSERKQLVDVAVHASGSIPLVPNIGCEDLRDTLRLRDFAIHVGVPAVGVVIPEAIRPSQDGILAFVSTVCRECEVPVLLYDPRGEGPRSPTPATMRRIAEEVPSVVALKYRTTDAERMARMCREVGEHIQVLSGVETVYLSDLAYGAVGVVGGGANIWPNLLAALQEAFGAGDWTTARKLQFRVIELNDGLAQVPWPTSGKLALRALGLPIEPVSRLGAKRPVPEADVRAIENLVRSCEWVLPARS; encoded by the coding sequence ATGGAGGCGCGGCGCGAGGGACTGTTCGAGGGGGTCGTCGTTCCGGTTTTCACTCCTTTCACGGCTGCGGGGGCTGTGGACCTGGAGACCCTGCCTAAGCTCCTCGAATGGCTATCCGGCCAGAAGGTAAATGTGTTCTTCCTGATGGGCGGTTCCGGCGAATGGCAGGCCCTCTCGTTCTCAGAGCGAAAGCAACTCGTGGACGTAGCGGTGCACGCAAGCGGCTCGATCCCCCTTGTGCCCAACATCGGCTGCGAGGACCTGCGGGACACGTTGAGGCTTCGCGATTTCGCTATTCACGTAGGGGTCCCGGCCGTCGGGGTCGTCATCCCCGAGGCAATCCGACCATCCCAGGATGGCATTCTCGCCTTTGTGTCGACGGTGTGCCGCGAGTGTGAGGTCCCGGTCCTGCTCTACGACCCACGTGGGGAGGGCCCGCGTAGCCCTACCCCTGCCACAATGCGAAGGATCGCCGAAGAGGTGCCGAGCGTCGTGGCCCTCAAGTACCGCACCACCGATGCCGAGCGGATGGCTCGGATGTGCCGCGAGGTGGGCGAGCACATCCAGGTGCTGAGCGGGGTTGAGACCGTGTATCTGAGCGACTTGGCCTACGGCGCGGTGGGCGTAGTGGGTGGGGGCGCCAACATCTGGCCCAATCTGCTGGCTGCGCTCCAAGAGGCATTCGGCGCTGGAGACTGGACAACAGCCCGGAAGCTCCAGTTCAGGGTGATCGAGTTGAACGACGGGCTAGCCCAGGTGCCCTGGCCTACGAGCGGCAAGCTCGCGCTTAGGGCTCTGGGTCTTCCCATCGAGCCTGTGTCGAGGCTGGGCGCAAAGAGACCTGTGCCTGAGGCGGACGTGCGGGCCATCGAGAATCTAGTTCGGAGCTGCGAGTGGGTCCTGCCAGCCCGGAGCTGA